From Nerophis lumbriciformis linkage group LG09, RoL_Nlum_v2.1, whole genome shotgun sequence, one genomic window encodes:
- the fdxacb1 gene encoding ferredoxin-fold anticodon-binding domain-containing protein 1 — MSRSMSVLLVGEGNFSFSAALCSLQGSSQMVTATCLQPQEETLRQEGASDNVQTIKDSGGRVLFEVDSTKLGENVSLQGHIFDRVIFNFPHCGRKSGVKKNRQLLKDFFLSCVQLLAEDGEIHISLCNGQGGTPADQLRRERHNSWQVVAMAAEAHLILSDVRPFQGEEYQNYKCTGYRSQDKGFHLENALLHVFTRSVPFSCPQVCKVEEVIEGQKVQYNIPAELSDFISRGFLSADSIHPVKLVQDFLLGSLHEKWAVSMATRTPPFLITAKQLHTCCPDIKNTLCYWIHACQEDLYCEACSSTGKDEGQECFDKRRNCANSECRTRKGLNGKRSLCCPDCEGETARFVLRPSLGPQMEERLTEKEEWNPGETTVEDNQSLNGVKSLLFGISGVVFHNVPVSLWSQPAFHELLLTGVLPKKCEPAKVLQQTLERLLDPYGVSMVIEQGGVHLMAQPMGLIGKVRTSDTSSHLRVTVSLNLDHLAVLVFSLPDWRLLWSHDPRFLNEFELRPSPGSPFTPFSLYPELFSFDISLWTGTMWDEKKFHALVREATCGAVEHVKLIDRFSHPDLSQTSCCYRLIYHSHTHALSHTQALQFHKRLESLLSSRLEVTIR; from the exons ATGTCTCGTTCAATGTCAGTATTACTGGTGGGAGAAGGGAACTTTTCCTTTTCTGCTGCTTTATGTAGCTTGCAAGGTTCATCGCAAATGGTCACGGCGACTTGTCTGCAGCCGCAGGAGGAGACACTGCGGCAGGAGGGTGCATCTGATAACGTTCAGACCATCAAGGACTCCG GTGGAAGGGTGCTGTTCGAGGTGGACAGCACAAAGCTGGGGGAAAACGTGTCCTTGCAGGGTCATATTTTTGACCGTGTTATATTTAACTTCCCACACTGCGGGAGGAAGAGTGGTGTTAAAAAGAACCGCCAACTTCTTAAAGACTTCTTCCTCAG CTGCGTTCAGTTGCTGGCTGAAGACGGGGAGATCCATATTTCTTTGTGCAACGGACAAGGTGGCACGCCGGCCGACCAGCTGAGGCGAGAGCGGCACAACAGCTGGCAGGTGGTTGCCATGGCAGCAGAGGCGCACCTCATCCTTAGTGATGTCCGCCCTTTCCAGGGTGAGGAATACCAGAACTACAAGTGCACCGGATACAG GAGCCAGGATAAAGGCTTTCATCTGGAGAACGCTTTGCTCCATGTGTTCACTCGCAGCGTCCCCTTCAGTTGCCCTCAAGTGTGTAAAGTGGAGGAAGTAATTGAAGGACAGAAGGTCCAGTACAACATTCCAGCTGAGCTCAGTGATTTCATTTCCAG GGGTTTCCTCTCAGCAGATTCTATCCATCCCGTCAAACTGGTGCAGGACTTTCTACTGGGAAGCTTACATGAAAAGTGGGCAGTCTCCATGGCGACACGGACCCCTCCTTTCCTCATCACGGCTAAACAGCTGCACACATGCTGCCCTGATATTAAAAACACACTCTGCTACTGGATTCATGCCTGTCAGGAAGACCTGTACTGTGAGGCTTGCAGCTCCACAGGTAAAGATGAAGGTCAGGAGTGTTTTGACAAAAGGAGGAACTGTGCTAACTCAGAGTGCAGGACTAGGAAGGGATTAAATGGGAAGAGGTCACTGTGCTGTCCTGACTGTGAGGGGGAGACTGCTCGTTTTGTGCTGCGTCCTTCACTGGGCCCCCAGATGGAGGAGCGTCTAACTGAAAAAGAAGAGTGGAATCCTGGAGAAACAACAGTGGAAGATAACCAGAGCTTGAATGGTGTGAAAAGCTTACTGTTTGGCATCAGTGGTGTGGTGTTCCACAATGTTCCCGTCAGCCTCTGGTCTCAGCCTGCCTTTCACGAGCTCCTCCTCACTGGCGTATTGCCAAAAAAGTGTGAGCCAGCTAAAGTTCTCCAGCAAACTTTGGAGAGGCTGCTAGATCCCTATGGCGTATCCATGGTTATCGAGCAGGGAGGTGTACATCTGATGGCACAACCGATGGGGTTGATTGGTAAAGTGCGCACAAGTGACACAAGTAGCCACCTTCGTGTGACTGTGTCTTTGAACTTGGACCACCTTGCCGTGCTCGTATTCTCACTTCCAGACTGGCGGCTGCTGTGGTCACATGACCCACGTTTCTTGAATGAATTTGAACTCCGGCCCTCGCCTGGATCACCTTTCACCCCTTTCTCCCTCTACCCCGAGCTCTTCAGCTTCGATATCAGCCTCTGGACAGGGACGATGTGGGACGAAAAGAAGTTCCACGCGTTGGTCCGAGAGGCCACCTGCGGGGCGGTGGAACACGTTAAACTCATTGACAGATTCTCGCATCCGGACCTGAGCCAGACCAGCTGCTGCTACAGACTCATctaccactcacacacacatgcgctGTCTCACACACAAGCCCTCCAGTTTCACAAGCGCTTGGAGTCGTTACTTTCATCACGCTTGGAAGTCACGATTAGGTAG